One window from the genome of Bufo bufo chromosome 4, aBufBuf1.1, whole genome shotgun sequence encodes:
- the RHOQ gene encoding rho-related GTP-binding protein RhoQ: MANGSGSSMLKCVVVGDGAVGKTCLLMSYANDAFPEEYVPTVFDHYAVSVTVGGRQYLLGLYDTAGQEDYDRLRPLSYPMTDVFLICFSVVNPASFQNVKEEWVPELKEYAPNVPFLLVGTQIDLRDDPKTLAKLNDVKEKPITVEQGHKLAKEIGACCYVECSALTQKGLKTVFDESIIAILTPKKNPMKRRIGSRCINCCLIT, translated from the exons ATGGCGAATGGGAGTGGAAGTAGCATGCTGAAATGCGTGGTGGTGGGCGATGGGGCGGTGGGCAAAACTTGCCTGCTCATGAGCTATGCCAACGATGCCTTCCCGGAGGAGTATGTGCCCACCGTCTTCGACCACTATGCAG tcagcgTCACTGTTGGTGGGAGACAATACCTCCTTGGACTTTATGACACTGCGGGACAA GAAGATTACGATCGCTTGAGACCATTGTCTTATCCCATGACTGACGTTTTCCTCATCTGTTTCTCCGTGGTAAATCCGGCCTCCTTTCAGAATGTAAAGGAGGAATGGGTGCCCGAGCTGAAGGAATATGCGCCAAATGTGCCATTTTTACTGGTGGGCACCCAG ATTGACCTAAGAGATGATCCCAAGACTCTAGCAAAGCTAAACGATGTGAAGGAAAAACCCATTACTGTCGAGCAAGGGCATAAGCTGGCAAAAGAG ATTGGGGCGTGCTGCTACGTCGAGTGCTCAGCTTTAACACAGAAAGGACTGAAAACCGTTTTTGACGAGTCCATTATAGCTATTTTAACTCCAAAGAAGAACCCCATGAAGAGAAGAATAGGCTCGAGATGTATAAACTGCTGCCTGATCACGTGA